DNA sequence from the Candidatus Saccharibacteria bacterium oral taxon 488 genome:
AAAGGCAACCATAAGGAAATAAAACCCCCGGCTTGCAAAATAATGATCATTGCAAAAATTTGGATAACCACCGAAATGACTGCCATAACTCTAAATTTCTTAGGTAAGATTTTATGTTGTCCACCCATGGTAAATTCGCCCAAAGGCAAGCCGCAAGCAACAAGAACGGTCATAGTTGCTATAATTCCAAATAATACTGCACCTGATATTGAAAACATAACTCAATATTCTCCCTTCGCAAAATACAAAAATTCAGTTACAAATTCAACTTTATTTCACTCAATATTTTTATTTATAATTATAGCTCTCCAAGAGAGCTTTTATCGACAATCCTGGAGGCACGTACGAGAGTCGAACTCGTCTAAAAGGTTTTGCAGACCTCTGCGTAACCGCTCCGCCAACGCGCCGCTCTGTTACATTTGGTGCGAGCGAGAAGACTTGAACTTCCACGAGCGTAATGCTCACTAGCCCCTCAAGCTAGCGCGTCTACCAATTCCGCCACGCCCGCATGACCACCTACCATTATACCTGATTACGGTGTTTTGTAAACGGATTCGCGGCGAACTGTCCAGTAGATCACGTCAGCAAACCGATCGGTGGGATATACCAACCGCATTGACTTATCAAGCGCCGACACGGAACGCAAGTGAATGTAGTCCAGTTGCACTTGATATAGTGCGAGGGCCGGCACATCGGACTGCCAATGCTTGGTAAACGCTTGGTATTTGCTAACTCGCTGCTTAGCACTCCGTTTGGCACGACCAGCTGCGAGGGCATCATCAGCTACGGCGCTATTATAATTAGCAAAATTGAGACCGCCTTGATTGGCCTGTGACGAATGCCAATAGGCAAAGACATCGGCGTCACCGCCCAGCACCAACTCATACAATAGCACATCAAAACCGCGCGGCCGCAGGACCGACTGCAAAACGTTCTGCGAGGCATCATTTGGATCAACCACCCGTAAATCAACGGTGATATGCAGCGTTTCCTGCCAGACTTTTACGAGTTCACGCGCAATAGTTTCAAAATCAGAGCCCTTGAGCGTCACGAACGACAATTGCAAAACCTGCTCACCCTTTTTACGCTGATTACCGACCACCTTCCATCCTTCTTCGTCCAGTAATTTTTTCGCTGCTTCTGTGTCATACGGCAAACGACCGGCCAGCTGCCCGTCCACTTGGTCGTCAAAAATTGGGCCATGTAGTGGCTTCCTCGCAAAGGCAAACTTCTCGCGCAGCGCCTGGGTATTAATCGACTGGACCAGCGCTTGTCGAACTTTGCGCGAACTCACCACTTCGCTCTGGGTGTTAAATAATGCGTAGACACCATCGTTAATAGCGTACGACCGCGAGGCATACATATGACGGATCTGGTCTGACTGAGCCATGTATGATAACTCCGGTGTCGCCATAATTTCACTCGTCTTGAGACCTTTGGTGATCTCGTCCCGCGTCGGATATACATACAGCTGAAAGCGATCCAGCTTCGGCGCACCATGATGATACTGCGAGTTCGCCACGAGATGAAGCACTTTTTTCGACCCATCAGCATTAGCATTCTGTAAAATCCGCATGGCAAACGGCCCAGAGGTTACGGGCGACTTACCATAACCATGCTCGCGTAGCTCAGCCGGATTAACTTCACTGAGGCTGTGCTGAGGTAAAATCGGAAAGGTGAGAGCGTGCATGAATGGTGCATACGGGGCTGGCAGAGTAAATTGTACTGTCCGCTCGTCAACCTGCTTGACGTTGATCGACTGCCAGCCAGTAATTGACGATTGTGTCCGTGCATCCTTGAGTAGATTAACAGTAAACACCACGTCGCGAGCATCCAGCGGCGCTCCGTCTGACCACTTGAGATTACGGCGCAATTTGACCATGTACTCAGTCTCGGCCTCATTGACTGTGACCGACTCAGCGAGGTCGCCCTTGATGTGCCCGGTTGTATCATAATTATAAAGACTCGCAAACATCAGTCGGGCCGCTGACTTTTCGGCACTACTACGAGCAAAGATTGGGTTCAGTGTCTCTAATGGCCCCAGCACGCCCTCTGAGTACGACCCACCCCTGGCTGGTGCATTATGAGCGTACAATTCACGAAATGACAGCCACTGCACCATGCTGACCGTAATTAACAAAATAACCAGAAAGATCCACCCCAGGACATGGCGCTTGACTCCAGCCAAATGTTCGAGGCGCGAAGAGATAAACATATGCGTGTGACGCAAGGTCGTTTTAGTCAGTTTTTGCGCTTGCCCATCAAGATCTTTTGTTGCGAAGTCCAGCCGCAGAAATTTTTTCCAAGATGATTTTTTTGTGTCCAAGGCGCGCTCCTAGCCCTTCAGACTCGGCAGCACCAAACTCGCCAAGATCGACAGTACGAACACAACAGCAAACACGATAGTCACATCAAACAAGTTCTTGTCAAAACCTCGCCGCGTGGTGAACAGTTCGCCCGACGAGCCAAAGCCTGCACCTAGGCTCGCGCCACGCTGCTGCAACAATATGGCAATGATCATCAAAATGGCTGATCCTAATGTGACATACGGCAAAATAGTATCAAGTAACATGCTTTCTCCTTATTCTGGCGCCGGCTTGATAACGAAGGCGCTACTTACTATATAGTTTACCAGACTGAGTATGATTCCGGCAAGAATCGACGAGCCAAAACTCATGGATAATCCCGGCGCCAGCGCCAATGATATGTAAACCATGATGCCATTCACCACCAGCGTAAATAAACCGAGTGTGAGCAAGATCGCCGGTAGTGATAAAATGACAACGATTGGTTTTAAGATAGAGTTGACGATCGAAAAGATTAGGCCAGCGAGGACAAACGTTGCCGTCGTCTCGACCACTGGCTCACTCGTCCCGAGAAGCCGCACCGCCACCCAGATGCCAACAGAATTAAGTATCCACCTGACAAAAAATATTGCAAATTGTCGTCTCATGACTACATTTCATTATATCATAACGCTAACAGGCGCCGTCGACTACCTTGCGCTCAGTGTTCTTGATGTGCAGCTGGAGCTGCTGGCGACTACTCGTCCCCTCAATGCAGATCGCGGCTGGCGTCGAACCAGACGGTGGGATTGTTCGTACAGTGATTACGATGTCTGGCGAGCCACTCTTGAACGACTGCGGCAATGTCGTTGGGTATGACCCTTTGAAGTTTTTCTCCTGCTCCGCCGCTGATAGCGCATTCTGTAGATCTGACGTTATAGCCTTACGCACCGTCTCTTTGCGCCACCCGTTATAGCTGACGAGACCGATACCCGCCAAGATGCCGATAACCACAACGACAATTAGTATTTCTATGACGGTAAATCCATACTTGCGACTCATACTTATGATGATAGCATAAGCATAATCTTTTTCGCTAGCTCTTTATCCACGATTTTTTCCAGGTCGGTGAGTGAGGCATTCCGTATACGGCTGATGCTACCAAATTTTTTCAGCAA
Encoded proteins:
- the secG gene encoding preprotein translocase subunit SecG → MLLDTILPYVTLGSAILMIIAILLQQRGASLGAGFGSSGELFTTRRGFDKNLFDVTIVFAVVFVLSILASLVLPSLKG
- a CDS encoding phage holin family protein, producing MRRQFAIFFVRWILNSVGIWVAVRLLGTSEPVVETTATFVLAGLIFSIVNSILKPIVVILSLPAILLTLGLFTLVVNGIMVYISLALAPGLSMSFGSSILAGIILSLVNYIVSSAFVIKPAPE
- a CDS encoding prepilin-type N-terminal cleavage/methylation domain-containing protein, which gives rise to MSRKYGFTVIEILIVVVVIGILAGIGLVSYNGWRKETVRKAITSDLQNALSAAEQEKNFKGSYPTTLPQSFKSGSPDIVITVRTIPPSGSTPAAICIEGTSSRQQLQLHIKNTERKVVDGAC